In a genomic window of Flavobacteriales bacterium:
- a CDS encoding DEAD/DEAH box helicase, which produces MDFHSLGISDDLLQGLDAMNIKVPTPIQQQAIPAALGHRDLIACAQTGTGKTAAFLLPLIDVITGYRPKEEGSIRALVVVPTRELALQIDQQMQAIAYYTPITSIPLYGGSDGNTFDQQKQALTSGVEVVVATPGKLLSHLNLGYVPVKGLEFLVLDEADRMLDMGFIDDIKRIIKFLPAERQTLMFSATMPPAIRELAKQVLHDPVEITIALSKPAEGVDQQAYVVYDMKKADVLENILRSNEATSIVIFAGRKVEVKNLNRHLQKRGFSCSGMHSDLDQSEREATMLAFRNRKLRILVATDVVSRGIDIDDIDLVVNYDVPKDPEDYVHRVGRTARAARKGTAITFVNEKEMREFGRIEALIGYEVKKMPMPAGLPPGPAYDPQGGKRENRNGPRRSGGRGSGRGGRR; this is translated from the coding sequence ATGGATTTCCATTCTCTCGGCATCAGCGACGACCTGTTACAGGGCCTCGATGCCATGAACATCAAGGTTCCAACGCCCATCCAGCAGCAAGCGATCCCTGCTGCCTTGGGCCACCGAGACCTCATTGCCTGCGCGCAGACCGGCACCGGAAAGACCGCTGCCTTCCTGCTCCCGCTCATCGATGTGATCACCGGCTACAGGCCGAAGGAGGAAGGCAGCATCCGCGCGCTCGTGGTGGTGCCCACACGCGAGCTCGCCTTGCAGATCGATCAGCAGATGCAGGCCATCGCCTACTACACGCCCATCACGAGCATCCCGCTCTATGGCGGCAGCGATGGCAACACCTTCGACCAGCAGAAGCAGGCGCTCACCAGCGGCGTGGAAGTAGTGGTGGCCACCCCGGGCAAGCTGCTCAGCCACCTCAACCTGGGCTATGTGCCCGTGAAAGGCCTGGAGTTCCTGGTGCTCGATGAGGCCGATCGCATGCTCGACATGGGCTTCATCGACGACATCAAGCGCATCATCAAGTTCCTGCCTGCCGAACGGCAGACCCTGATGTTCAGCGCGACCATGCCCCCCGCCATCCGCGAATTGGCCAAGCAGGTGCTGCACGACCCTGTGGAAATCACCATCGCGCTGAGCAAGCCGGCCGAAGGCGTTGACCAGCAGGCCTACGTGGTGTACGACATGAAGAAGGCCGATGTGCTGGAGAACATCCTGCGCTCCAACGAGGCCACCAGCATCGTGATCTTCGCCGGCCGCAAGGTGGAGGTGAAGAACCTGAACCGGCACCTGCAGAAGCGCGGCTTCAGCTGCAGCGGCATGCACAGCGACCTGGACCAGAGCGAGCGCGAGGCCACCATGCTCGCCTTCCGCAATCGCAAGCTGCGCATCCTGGTGGCCACCGATGTGGTGAGCCGGGGCATCGACATCGATGACATCGACCTGGTGGTGAACTATGATGTGCCGAAGGACCCCGAGGACTATGTGCACCGCGTAGGCCGCACCGCCCGCGCCGCGCGCAAAGGCACGGCCATCACGTTCGTGAACGAGAAGGAGATGCGGGAGTTCGGCCGCATCGAGGCATTGATCGGCTATGAAGTGAAGAAGATGCCCATGCCTGCCGGCCTTCCTCCCGGACCTGCTTACGACCCGCAGGGCGGGAAGCGTGAAAACAGGAACGGCCCCCGCCGAAGCGGAGGCCGAGGGTCCGGTCGTGGCGGCAGGCGCTAA
- a CDS encoding T9SS type A sorting domain-containing protein → MSRLGRLLSVLLGSSLIASAPALAQGNCQNETLFPSGAITPDAGGAVTSISTCSYESEYSQVTGIQSGATYRFRLESGGYITVREGAPGGPVVAQGFAIVDFTATSTADLYPHWTVDDACTQESGTCIETSVQFFGNCSPVLAFATVVEDCAGGFFMINVDVISTGDGATVTITYDVFGSVLSLPGVGTGITELGPFFPGEEVAVLVEHETNPDCSQDLGLIVETGECPVYIFCGEAAQSFGYCYNNDETKVWNYTSLGGSGSLILDFISGNIEASFNDLLTIYDGTDNTAPILFQHTAQGDFDLSDVFVASSSGSLHMELITSPFNSCADGLYQNWNWQVQCLNCQLPQATAVNVDDCVNNQFSVDVDVLSTGDGSSVTIVYAVNGGTPVTMTGIAAGITTLGPFTINDLVSVFVQHESDSDCNIELGVITDGGDCPNLIPCGSPALVETYCYEPSDFQTWEYQSIGTGTLRLRFIRGTIESNTFDDLRIYDGPDATGTLVFEHTNTQAYNLGPVGSAINNALTTYYGVEIYSTTGQIFMEMSSDGSVQCGGPFPTTTYDAWEWEVVCLDCEIPQGTVTVVDDCANDQFSLDVDVTSTGDATTASVIYTVDGGAPTTQTGLPLGVTTIGPFNFGEIVNVTLAHESNSLCDISKGNFTDTGTCPELITCGTPITVSYCYANNNDVRYYYQGTGTFPLGILFTAGTVFVGDLVEVYDGGDINAPLIYSGNGNATDITGLFFFTTNPQHRMTVRILANGFTDCATSAVQNPVQFSVDCLDCVPPTATFGIVQDCSNFQYSVSVNISSLGSASSMQITNTGGADEVTANAAGTYTVGPFTSGTPVSVTIVNAANGLCSISSGSLVNPLCPTFLCGSSPLTETYCYVNSDNRAWAWEAPTPGATINLAFVRGTVESNTWDDLTIYDGPDASSPILFSHGAGTTNLGPAGSAILGAAFTYETVNVTSTGQNLYMTFTSDPSVACTGSTNYDPWEWNVTCTGCAAPGVSYNLIADCLHRSYTTEVIVTAAPSSDGMTIENVITSQSQSVTAIGIYTFGPYEVDDLSIFGVTDLSEPGCTYLSDSLTYPSDSCHIVSCGFDNYEYCYENDEDRWYTYVSQIPVPTTIQFLQGPMLAGDRIIVYNGPDDGSTVIYQGNNGGNLAGFAVNSQNASNTITLRIQSNSAGSCDDGLVPLPLRWSVGCGAVGIEEAGGSGFSLYPNPTDGLLYISFGGVQGAARVRVLDMSGRTVIDAPANLQAGSVGTIDMSALQSGQYAVQVSTADWNRVQRVQLAR, encoded by the coding sequence ATGTCTCGACTTGGACGCCTGCTCAGCGTTTTGCTGGGCTCATCGCTGATAGCTTCGGCACCAGCCCTTGCTCAAGGGAATTGCCAGAACGAAACCCTGTTCCCCAGCGGGGCCATCACCCCGGATGCTGGTGGCGCGGTCACCAGCATCTCAACTTGCAGCTACGAGTCGGAGTACTCGCAGGTCACTGGCATCCAGAGCGGCGCCACCTACCGCTTCCGCTTGGAGTCCGGTGGCTACATCACCGTTCGTGAAGGCGCTCCCGGAGGGCCTGTGGTGGCGCAGGGTTTTGCCATCGTGGATTTCACCGCCACCAGCACGGCAGACCTCTACCCGCACTGGACGGTGGATGATGCCTGCACACAAGAGTCAGGCACCTGCATCGAAACCAGCGTGCAGTTCTTCGGGAATTGTTCGCCTGTCCTGGCCTTTGCCACGGTGGTGGAGGATTGCGCTGGCGGCTTCTTCATGATCAACGTGGATGTCATCTCCACCGGCGATGGCGCCACGGTGACCATCACCTACGATGTATTCGGTTCGGTGCTTAGCCTGCCTGGCGTGGGCACCGGCATCACGGAACTGGGTCCTTTCTTCCCGGGCGAAGAGGTGGCCGTCCTGGTTGAGCATGAGACCAATCCGGACTGCAGCCAGGACCTCGGCCTGATCGTGGAGACTGGCGAGTGCCCGGTGTACATCTTCTGCGGCGAGGCAGCGCAATCCTTCGGCTACTGCTACAACAACGATGAGACGAAGGTGTGGAACTACACTTCACTCGGGGGCTCGGGCTCACTGATCCTCGATTTCATCAGCGGCAACATCGAAGCGAGCTTCAACGACCTGCTCACCATCTATGACGGAACGGACAACACCGCCCCGATCCTCTTCCAGCACACCGCTCAGGGCGACTTCGACCTGAGCGATGTGTTCGTGGCCAGTTCCAGCGGTTCACTTCACATGGAATTGATCACCAGCCCATTCAACTCTTGCGCTGATGGCCTTTACCAGAATTGGAACTGGCAGGTGCAATGCCTCAATTGCCAGCTGCCTCAGGCCACGGCCGTCAATGTCGATGACTGCGTGAACAACCAGTTCAGCGTGGACGTGGATGTGCTCAGCACAGGTGATGGCAGCTCCGTGACCATCGTCTACGCCGTGAATGGCGGCACGCCCGTGACCATGACCGGGATCGCGGCCGGCATCACCACGCTCGGGCCCTTCACCATCAACGACCTCGTCTCGGTCTTCGTGCAGCATGAAAGCGATTCCGATTGCAACATCGAGCTGGGCGTGATCACCGATGGCGGCGATTGCCCGAACCTGATCCCCTGTGGATCCCCGGCGCTGGTTGAGACCTATTGCTACGAGCCGAGCGACTTCCAGACCTGGGAGTACCAGAGCATCGGCACGGGCACCTTGCGGCTGCGGTTCATCCGAGGCACTATTGAGAGCAACACCTTCGACGACCTGCGGATCTATGATGGCCCTGATGCCACAGGCACACTGGTCTTCGAGCACACGAATACGCAGGCGTACAACCTCGGCCCGGTGGGCAGCGCCATCAACAATGCGCTCACGACTTATTACGGGGTCGAGATCTACAGCACCACCGGCCAGATCTTCATGGAGATGAGCTCGGATGGCTCGGTGCAATGCGGTGGGCCATTCCCCACCACCACCTACGACGCCTGGGAGTGGGAGGTGGTCTGCCTCGATTGCGAGATCCCGCAAGGCACGGTGACCGTGGTTGACGATTGCGCCAACGACCAGTTCAGCCTGGATGTGGACGTGACCAGCACGGGTGATGCCACCACTGCTTCGGTGATCTACACGGTTGATGGCGGTGCGCCCACCACGCAGACCGGCCTCCCGCTCGGCGTCACCACCATCGGGCCCTTCAACTTCGGGGAGATCGTGAATGTGACCCTCGCCCACGAGAGCAACAGCCTCTGTGATATCTCCAAGGGCAACTTCACCGACACCGGCACCTGCCCCGAGCTGATCACCTGCGGCACGCCGATCACCGTGAGCTATTGCTACGCGAACAACAACGATGTGCGCTATTACTACCAGGGCACCGGCACCTTCCCGCTCGGCATCCTCTTCACGGCGGGCACCGTCTTCGTCGGTGACCTGGTCGAGGTATACGATGGTGGCGACATCAACGCACCGCTCATCTACTCTGGTAACGGCAACGCCACGGACATCACGGGCCTCTTCTTCTTCACCACCAACCCCCAGCATCGCATGACGGTGCGGATCCTGGCCAACGGCTTCACCGATTGCGCCACGAGCGCGGTGCAGAACCCTGTGCAGTTCTCGGTGGACTGCCTCGATTGCGTGCCGCCTACGGCCACCTTCGGCATCGTGCAGGATTGCTCCAACTTCCAGTACTCGGTCTCGGTGAACATCAGCAGCCTGGGCAGCGCCAGCAGCATGCAGATCACCAACACCGGTGGCGCGGATGAGGTTACCGCGAATGCGGCCGGCACCTACACGGTAGGGCCTTTCACCAGCGGTACCCCTGTATCGGTGACCATCGTGAATGCAGCCAATGGCCTCTGCAGCATCTCTTCCGGCAGCTTGGTGAACCCGCTCTGCCCCACCTTCCTCTGCGGATCATCGCCGCTCACAGAGACCTACTGCTACGTGAACAGCGACAACCGTGCTTGGGCTTGGGAAGCGCCTACTCCAGGCGCCACGATCAACCTCGCATTCGTTCGCGGCACGGTGGAGAGCAACACGTGGGATGACCTGACCATCTACGATGGTCCCGATGCCAGCAGCCCGATCCTCTTCAGTCACGGAGCGGGCACCACGAACCTGGGCCCAGCGGGCAGTGCGATCCTGGGCGCGGCCTTCACCTACGAGACGGTGAACGTGACCAGCACCGGACAGAACCTCTACATGACCTTCACCTCCGATCCGTCGGTCGCATGCACGGGCAGCACCAATTACGATCCCTGGGAATGGAACGTGACCTGCACCGGATGCGCTGCTCCTGGTGTGAGCTACAACCTCATCGCTGATTGCCTGCACCGCTCCTATACCACTGAGGTGATCGTGACTGCAGCACCTAGTTCAGATGGAATGACCATCGAGAACGTGATCACCAGCCAGTCCCAGAGCGTAACGGCCATCGGTATCTACACCTTCGGGCCATACGAGGTAGACGACCTCTCGATCTTCGGCGTCACGGACCTGAGCGAGCCGGGTTGCACTTACCTGAGCGATTCGCTCACCTACCCGAGCGACAGTTGCCACATCGTATCCTGTGGCTTCGACAACTATGAGTACTGCTATGAGAACGATGAGGACCGGTGGTACACGTACGTGTCGCAGATCCCGGTGCCCACCACCATCCAGTTCCTGCAAGGTCCGATGCTCGCTGGTGACCGCATCATCGTATACAACGGTCCGGATGATGGATCGACGGTGATCTACCAGGGCAACAACGGCGGGAACCTCGCTGGTTTCGCGGTGAACTCGCAGAACGCGTCCAACACCATCACGCTCCGGATCCAGAGCAATTCCGCCGGGTCCTGCGATGATGGATTGGTGCCTCTCCCATTGCGCTGGTCGGTTGGCTGCGGAGCTGTCGGCATCGAGGAGGCTGGTGGCAGCGGGTTCAGCCTGTACCCGAACCCGACGGATGGGCTGCTCTACATCAGCTTCGGTGGCGTGCAGGGAGCAGCGCGCGTGCGTGTCCTCGACATGAGCGGCCGCACGGTGATCGATGCGCCAGCGAATCTCCAGGCGGGAAGCGTGGGCACCATCGACATGAGTGCCTTGCAGAGCGGCCAGTATGCCGTTCAAGTGAGCACCGCCGATTGGAACCGCGTGCAGCGCGTGCAGTTGGCGCGCTGA
- a CDS encoding sensor histidine kinase: MPNRPIAAAVLVLVLLTGAGSAAHASDTGDSLRFVLDADATAAERARALCQLSGRVLAHDPQTALAHALNAVRMAEMDGDQLLLHQALAAQRIAQLRLGMVPEHLNSTLRSVDIARALGDAALLSNDLQELSQCYRAADRSEQAVEHARQALAITLPMRDASAIARAERFLMETLLRAGRHDELLRSTERSLANTAALPAIEQARLRCLVARALLAQNRFSDALPHLVSAQRSIGTDGTPQDRFDLAMDMVAWAAQAGRIADGEAHLREAEELTGELPAGSTSLQLKRARYSLAAAAKDWKSAHDLMVRIAQESDSAQRAGRQLALAGILMAHEQDAHEQDRDELAERAARSEAQLTDQLANNRALIAALAGLAVLSAALLVLARRHQRSAKRSKLKSAVIERQKEEIHARSLELQRQNMRLADTLMREERNGIALGEMHHRLKNNLQAIDSLLQMQCGALSDPAAERLLREASGRLRAMALVHQSIYRLGDDSALPLREQLHDLARNVLVAHGRHDRVSVSIDAQAIELSASEMLPISLMVNELLTNSLKHAIAPDAIGSIRMVARAEGAALSLRYCDDSAMAAGSLREGSFGMELLSALAGQLNGSITCTPGLQTTFCLDLAPDSLALRKAS, encoded by the coding sequence ATGCCCAATCGACCCATAGCCGCTGCGGTACTTGTGCTCGTGCTCCTCACCGGAGCCGGTTCCGCGGCGCACGCCTCAGATACTGGGGACAGCCTGCGGTTCGTGCTCGATGCGGATGCCACGGCCGCAGAGCGCGCCAGAGCGCTTTGCCAGCTTTCGGGCCGCGTATTGGCGCATGATCCCCAAACTGCACTGGCGCACGCCCTCAATGCCGTGCGCATGGCAGAGATGGATGGCGATCAGCTCTTGCTCCACCAGGCGCTGGCCGCGCAGCGCATCGCACAGCTGCGGCTCGGCATGGTTCCCGAGCACCTGAACTCCACGCTCCGCTCGGTGGATATCGCACGGGCGCTCGGCGATGCTGCCTTGTTGAGCAACGATCTGCAGGAGCTATCTCAGTGCTACCGTGCCGCCGACCGTTCGGAGCAGGCCGTGGAGCATGCGCGTCAGGCCTTGGCCATCACCCTTCCCATGCGCGATGCTTCAGCGATTGCCAGAGCCGAGCGATTCCTGATGGAAACCTTGCTCAGGGCGGGGAGGCACGACGAGCTCTTGCGCAGCACCGAACGGTCCCTGGCCAACACGGCCGCGCTGCCCGCCATTGAACAGGCCCGCCTGCGCTGCCTGGTGGCACGCGCGCTGTTGGCTCAGAACAGGTTCAGCGATGCCCTTCCGCACTTGGTCTCGGCACAACGCTCCATCGGTACTGATGGGACTCCGCAGGACCGCTTCGACCTGGCCATGGACATGGTGGCTTGGGCGGCGCAAGCCGGGCGCATCGCGGATGGTGAAGCGCATCTTCGCGAAGCCGAGGAGCTCACGGGCGAATTGCCTGCTGGGAGCACCAGCCTTCAACTGAAACGAGCCCGGTACAGCCTTGCTGCAGCGGCCAAGGATTGGAAGAGTGCCCATGACCTGATGGTGCGCATCGCTCAAGAGAGCGATTCCGCGCAGCGCGCCGGACGGCAGCTGGCATTGGCCGGCATCCTCATGGCGCATGAACAGGATGCCCATGAGCAGGACCGAGACGAACTAGCCGAACGCGCAGCTCGTTCCGAAGCCCAATTGACCGATCAACTCGCCAACAACCGGGCGCTGATCGCTGCCCTTGCGGGATTGGCCGTTCTCAGCGCGGCGCTTCTTGTGCTGGCCCGCCGCCATCAGCGATCCGCCAAGAGGAGCAAGCTGAAGAGCGCTGTGATCGAGAGGCAGAAGGAGGAGATCCACGCCCGCAGCCTCGAGCTGCAGCGCCAGAACATGCGCCTGGCCGACACCCTGATGCGCGAAGAGCGGAACGGCATCGCATTGGGTGAGATGCACCACCGCCTGAAGAACAACCTGCAGGCCATCGACTCACTGCTGCAGATGCAGTGCGGTGCCTTGAGCGACCCTGCGGCTGAGCGCTTGCTGCGCGAAGCCAGCGGGCGGTTGCGCGCCATGGCCCTCGTGCATCAATCCATCTACCGCCTCGGAGACGATAGCGCACTGCCTTTGCGCGAACAGCTCCATGACCTGGCCCGCAATGTCCTGGTGGCCCATGGCCGGCACGACCGCGTATCAGTGTCCATCGACGCGCAGGCCATTGAATTGAGTGCTTCCGAGATGCTGCCGATCAGCCTCATGGTGAACGAGCTGCTCACCAATAGCCTAAAGCACGCCATCGCTCCGGACGCCATCGGCTCCATCCGCATGGTGGCGCGCGCGGAAGGCGCGGCCCTCAGCCTTCGGTATTGCGACGACAGTGCCATGGCAGCGGGTTCACTGCGGGAGGGAAGCTTCGGCATGGAGCTCCTGAGCGCGCTTGCAGGGCAGCTGAACGGCTCCATCACCTGCACACCAGGGCTGCAGACCACCTTCTGCCTGGATCTGGCGCCGGATAGCCTCGCCCTCCGCAAGGCATCCTGA
- a CDS encoding copper homeostasis protein CutC, with amino-acid sequence MRVAVEVCVASFAEAVAAASAGADTVEVCTWLACGGVTPSNGLVDAIRGAVKIPVRVLVRPAPGGFVYKGAEAHAILVDAEVFGGGAMGIVTGGLTEAGAPDVALLREVMRLAPESEITFHRAIDHAADMLRSVDDCTELGLHRILTSGGETLAMDGASPLKAMVERAGDRLTIAAAGGINPRNVVELVGRTGVREVHFAAQKPKSSGSHGASMSSTNVGVSFETEPDVAKIEGVLNALVKAGLR; translated from the coding sequence ATGCGGGTGGCTGTGGAGGTGTGCGTGGCCTCGTTCGCGGAAGCGGTTGCTGCGGCCTCCGCTGGTGCGGATACCGTGGAGGTATGCACCTGGTTGGCCTGCGGGGGCGTTACGCCCAGCAATGGCCTTGTGGATGCGATCCGCGGCGCTGTTAAGATTCCCGTGCGTGTGCTGGTGCGTCCTGCGCCCGGCGGCTTCGTGTACAAAGGCGCAGAGGCGCACGCCATCCTGGTCGATGCTGAGGTCTTCGGCGGCGGGGCCATGGGCATCGTAACCGGCGGGTTGACGGAGGCAGGTGCTCCGGACGTGGCTCTCCTCCGCGAGGTGATGCGATTGGCACCGGAGAGCGAGATCACTTTCCATCGTGCCATCGATCATGCAGCAGACATGCTGCGGTCCGTGGATGATTGCACCGAGCTCGGCCTGCATCGCATCCTCACTTCTGGCGGTGAGACGCTGGCCATGGATGGCGCTTCGCCTTTGAAAGCGATGGTTGAGCGCGCAGGTGATCGGCTCACGATCGCTGCAGCGGGCGGCATCAATCCGCGGAATGTGGTGGAGCTGGTGGGGCGGACAGGCGTGCGCGAAGTGCATTTCGCGGCGCAGAAGCCGAAGTCCTCTGGTTCGCACGGTGCTTCCATGAGTTCAACCAACGTGGGCGTCAGCTTCGAGACGGAACCTGACGTGGCCAAGATCGAAGGGGTGCTGAATGCATTGGTGAAAGCGGGGCTCAGATGA
- a CDS encoding T9SS type A sorting domain-containing protein codes for MKRSLLSSLATFLLIASGFAQQAHWCETDRRMAEEMAKDPAFAQKMAQFRSEMRNLMATNASRKNRDVVYTVPVVFHIIHLNGVENISNEQVEDAMLVLNRDWAKLNPDTTEVHPSMEDRVANMGVQFKLATTDPAGICTNGIIHYQSTETLRGESTSKLRPWPRDKYMNVYVVRQILSGAAGYFTPGGWSVLDGIVIIHQYVGRAGVAGGIPFTGNEGLSRALTHEVGHYLDLAHVWGENNGIPGPTGVPWAMQADCGDDGVEDTPITRGWSPASGCNGPGHSDNTTRPWGNCDQQSFKSYHGRSIPFIVPSIPVRYDFEGVTTSSGSIDNLSVIPAVTDSLDSLDIRIPLSPFSATGVSANSAVAGAFAFSNWDTGANDGEADYANLTGSINTGKYYEFTINTPVQQQLYFYGLTFKAMRSDNGPRTFAVRSSANNYSTNIAMGTATGISAEGGNVAFFTGDSAHAGTVISVNPANTGFGLRESGITLRIYAYNAEDPNGYFGIDSLVVLGKSGTIENVQNYMEYSYCSIMFTEGQRERARTALISPVLERDNLWTEQNLISTGVAEGHVQQCAPIADFYAQVDYSTSPGGSAPAVPFPPMTCINTNVRFIDNSSRAIPTSWQWTFQDGNPATSTSRNPIVQFTSRGWKTVTLTVGNDQGSDSETKDFSIYAGNSSEELSAFAIDFENGEGESLFPLVGYNYENNHTSWKRFEGGGYSGNACARLNSGDRDPLELIRPDNIGDYDDLVSPHINMTGAPITQLSFRYAYRTNTNVTANITEKLVLEVSSNCGRTWGLLGTTSSGEITGTNLVTNGNFDEMPPPPSSWRLKTMNLLSSQLGANMRFRFRYISSGYSGDLFIDDIQFGSSAVGLQEWLSENFISVFPNPSNDQFTLQVYGMGSDATEVTITDLRGAVVYQNTYQPTGNDNIEIAGRAIGLSDGMYLVRAQNAHGQSVQKLVMGR; via the coding sequence ATGAAACGTTCACTACTCAGCAGCCTGGCCACCTTCCTGCTAATCGCCAGCGGCTTCGCACAGCAGGCCCATTGGTGCGAAACCGATCGCCGAATGGCCGAGGAAATGGCCAAGGACCCTGCCTTCGCACAGAAGATGGCGCAGTTCCGATCGGAGATGCGGAATCTGATGGCCACGAACGCCAGCCGCAAGAACCGGGATGTGGTGTACACCGTCCCAGTGGTCTTCCACATCATCCACCTCAATGGCGTGGAGAACATCAGCAATGAGCAAGTGGAGGATGCGATGCTCGTGCTCAACCGCGATTGGGCCAAGCTGAACCCGGATACCACGGAAGTCCATCCCTCCATGGAGGACCGTGTCGCCAACATGGGCGTTCAGTTCAAGCTGGCTACAACGGACCCTGCGGGCATCTGCACCAACGGCATCATCCATTATCAGAGCACCGAGACCCTGCGCGGTGAGAGCACCAGCAAATTGCGCCCTTGGCCCCGCGACAAGTACATGAACGTCTACGTGGTGCGCCAGATCCTTAGCGGAGCCGCTGGCTACTTCACCCCTGGCGGCTGGAGCGTGCTCGATGGGATCGTGATCATCCATCAGTACGTCGGCCGCGCAGGCGTTGCTGGTGGCATCCCTTTCACAGGGAACGAAGGCCTGTCCCGCGCGCTCACCCACGAGGTAGGCCACTACCTGGACCTGGCCCACGTCTGGGGCGAGAACAACGGGATTCCCGGCCCAACAGGCGTGCCATGGGCCATGCAAGCCGATTGCGGCGATGATGGCGTGGAGGACACGCCGATAACGCGCGGTTGGAGCCCGGCCAGCGGTTGCAATGGCCCAGGGCATTCGGATAATACGACCCGCCCTTGGGGCAATTGCGATCAGCAGAGCTTCAAGAGCTACCATGGCCGCTCGATCCCGTTCATCGTTCCATCGATTCCGGTCCGGTACGATTTCGAGGGCGTCACGACCAGCTCGGGATCCATCGACAACCTCTCGGTCATCCCTGCGGTCACGGATTCGCTCGACAGCTTGGATATCCGCATCCCGCTCTCACCGTTCAGCGCAACCGGGGTTTCGGCGAACAGCGCTGTTGCCGGCGCATTCGCCTTCTCGAACTGGGACACGGGCGCGAATGACGGCGAAGCGGATTACGCCAACCTCACGGGCTCGATCAACACCGGCAAGTACTACGAGTTCACGATCAATACGCCGGTGCAGCAGCAGCTGTACTTCTACGGCCTCACCTTCAAGGCCATGCGCAGCGATAACGGCCCGCGCACATTCGCGGTCCGAAGCAGCGCGAATAATTACAGCACCAATATCGCGATGGGCACCGCCACGGGCATCAGCGCTGAGGGCGGAAACGTGGCCTTCTTCACGGGCGATTCGGCGCATGCTGGCACGGTGATCAGCGTGAACCCGGCGAATACAGGCTTCGGTTTGCGCGAGTCTGGCATCACCCTTCGCATCTACGCCTACAACGCTGAAGACCCCAATGGCTACTTCGGCATCGACAGCCTGGTGGTGCTCGGCAAGAGCGGCACCATCGAGAACGTGCAGAACTACATGGAGTACTCCTACTGCTCCATCATGTTCACCGAAGGCCAGCGCGAGCGCGCCCGCACGGCGCTGATCTCTCCGGTGCTTGAGCGCGACAATCTGTGGACGGAGCAGAACCTGATCTCAACGGGCGTGGCCGAAGGGCACGTGCAGCAGTGCGCCCCGATCGCCGATTTCTATGCTCAGGTGGATTATTCCACCTCACCGGGCGGCAGCGCTCCAGCCGTCCCGTTCCCGCCCATGACCTGCATCAACACCAACGTGCGCTTCATCGATAACTCCAGCCGCGCGATACCCACCTCGTGGCAGTGGACATTCCAGGACGGCAACCCGGCAACCTCCACCTCACGCAATCCGATCGTGCAATTCACCTCGCGCGGCTGGAAGACCGTTACGCTCACCGTGGGCAATGATCAAGGCAGCGATTCCGAGACCAAGGACTTCTCGATCTACGCCGGCAACTCCAGTGAAGAGCTGAGCGCGTTCGCGATCGACTTCGAGAATGGCGAGGGCGAGAGCCTCTTCCCGCTGGTAGGCTACAACTATGAGAACAACCACACCTCATGGAAGCGCTTCGAGGGCGGCGGCTATTCGGGCAACGCTTGCGCCCGCCTCAACAGCGGCGATCGCGACCCGCTCGAGCTGATCCGGCCCGATAACATCGGCGATTACGACGACCTGGTCTCTCCGCACATCAACATGACCGGCGCGCCCATCACCCAGCTCAGCTTCCGCTATGCGTACCGCACGAACACGAACGTGACGGCGAACATCACGGAGAAGCTCGTCCTGGAAGTGAGCTCGAACTGCGGCCGTACCTGGGGCCTGCTTGGGACCACCAGCTCCGGTGAAATCACGGGCACCAACCTGGTGACCAATGGTAACTTCGATGAGATGCCGCCGCCCCCTTCCTCATGGAGGCTCAAGACCATGAATCTGCTCAGCTCGCAGCTCGGTGCGAACATGCGTTTCCGCTTCCGCTACATCAGCAGCGGGTATTCCGGCGACCTGTTCATCGACGACATCCAGTTCGGCAGCTCAGCAGTGGGCCTGCAGGAGTGGCTCAGCGAGAATTTCATCTCGGTGTTCCCGAACCCGTCGAACGACCAATTCACCTTGCAGGTGTACGGTATGGGCAGTGATGCCACCGAGGTGACGATCACCGATCTGCGCGGCGCCGTGGTCTATCAGAACACCTACCAGCCCACGGGCAACGACAACATCGAGATCGCAGGCCGCGCCATCGGCCTCAGCGATGGCATGTACCTGGTACGCGCCCAGAACGCGCATGGCCAGAGCGTTCAGAAACTGGTGATGGGACGCTGA